In Fusarium fujikuroi IMI 58289 draft genome, chromosome FFUJ_chr08, one genomic interval encodes:
- a CDS encoding probable polyketide synthase has protein sequence MGSQISEKYYAREPIAIVGTSCRFPGGASSPSKLWELLDNPRDVVQKIPPRRFSTEAFYNADSQHHGVSPSDLIKGLRLTLQWSTNVKHAYLLDDDPRGFDRDFFAINPKEAEAMDPQQRILLETVYESVESAGYSIEQLRGSSTAVFVGCMSFDYQFAAIRGIDSTLPQYHATGAAMSILANRVSYFYDWKGPSVAIDTACSSSLVALHQAVSALRSGDAKLAVAAGSNLILGPEPFISESKLNMLSPNGRSYMWDASADGYTRGEGFSVLLLKTLTKALADSDHIECVIRETGVNSDGKTPGITMPSSNAQAQLIRDTYAKCGLDPNRESDRPQFFEAHGTGTQAGDPIEARAIQEVFFPDHTQPTDSKLLVGSVKTVIGHTEGTAGLAGVLKATLAIQHSQIPANLHFNELNPKIRPYYDNLRIPTETTPWPTLSPGAPRRVSVNSFGFGGTNAHAIVESWDGPYVRERSPAPNAIGAGPFVLSANSSQALAANAGALAEYLKEHPTTNLGQLGYTLFKRTNLPFRAAFSGSSVECLVEKLQAGKESLKSNSRITTLPESLPPRVLGVFTGQGAQWAKMGEGLYQTSMVFRNSVEQMQHSLDSLPESDRPNWTLAEQLHAPKETSRVGQATVSQPLCTAIQVALVDVLHVVGVELSAVVGHSSGEIGAAYAAGYLSAGDAIRIAYYRGFHSHLAQGPGGKRGSMMAVGLSYDQALSFCNELSGGITVAASNSYTSCTLAGDAEVIEEAKSRLEENGTFARVLAVDTAYHSHHMKPCATPYLESLKQCDIQVQKPKKGCAWYSSVWGSDGSSRSFNTEGELLQGQYWIENLTHPVLFSQALARALNEDQCFDCALEVGPHPALKGPSLEIIKTLTGVSLPYSGVLKRGEGAAEAFADALGLLWKSFPSSRPTITFNGICRAFSAVKPSSMTILKNLPNYSWDHATLFWKESRASRNFRTPKHAPHELLGRSVSHGEHSRREVHWRQVMRLRELPWLRGHKIQGEILFPASGYLSMAYEAAIRLVDEQQSVRIVEMQDMDIVRAMRLEDDTSGLEVLFTIHVTSQSQSCINANVACYSGAVDAPQPLDAHQTELTAHFNGRIRLWLEQPSAYTLPLRSEPLLPMSELNMAQVYSSLSKEGFDYSGDFQAKSMLRRLGHTVVTLSSPSPVSWTHTLTHPAPIDTAVQGLLTAFSFPGDGRIGTTYLPTRIESVRISTAPSESDAPILKADSVVTLTDVTTITGDVDIFDAASCHTQVQMRGVQMTAIGKPPDRWLYAGKIWARDIAYGLEPGSGTQFSDDDRLLYEQLVRTAYFYLRQLRSKIRPPELMLMGKFRRHMMRWVTEHLFPQIESGQHPDIRTEWKDDTLDTVQRWRNSRPADNNDMNLLHAMGQSLIPIVRGTVPPLKVLVQDGMLDRLYFEGIGFRDGNVDLGAIVKQLGHEHPRMRIVEVGAGTGGTTRTVLDALETRYAAYTYTDISTGFFENARSVFSQHASKLTFKTLNIENDPVDQGFTEGSFDMLIASNCLHATHSLENTLRQCRKLLRPGGRLVLLEITRDFLPIQMIMATLPGWFLGMDEGRLWAPTVTLDRWDEILKTTGFSGVDISSTPSYCSVIVSQAVDETVSVLRNPLASPDGVPSLSEIVIIGGVGSGLAPQIQSLLTSTIPVETRIASSLEDVEVNRGSTVLCLGDLDSPSFCNMDQTRFEGLQKVFQAANAVLWVTSGATSGTNPEANITVGMGSTLMAERGDLKLQFLDVDDPTTIDPSMLARMLLRLAILDQSKSDETLWTIEPELTLKNGALYIPRVQPLDVINRQSTARYRQVIEDIDLNSASPVVDLVKYQDSWKLQSSPIDSTRVNGIEVRVTASSLHTLSCEGGKPEYIFMGRELLSGDNIIGLSASNSSIANITDDQVLHRWQDSQTGAINVAQLSDLLAKALAENLLRNTTGPVWIHGAPSNLSEAIGEVTKEEGLDVFQTTSDLAQVAAFNFIHPYATRQDIQDKQPSGLRNFVDLEHSELRNEALHTSVAASLPVSAISHRCMMDLTHGINRSYLAKLAARCLTEDRKSSEDHSQVILIDRIASESSKDLGPTTVIDWHAANTVTALVRPLEHRDLFFPSKSYLLFGMTGDLGISVCKWMVDNGARNVVLASRNPNVPSSVLNFMSRKSATVRALSVDITDMESLCTAREDIESTMPPIGGVMNAAMVLRDRLFHDLTWEDFAAVLGPKVQGTQNINNAFGQKESALDFFVCFSSATSIIGTVGQSAYAAANHFMVSLVQQRKRRGLAGSIVHISVLTGLGYIFRRGSEHTAVIDKALLPRLERQAETDLHEMLAEAIVCGRPGSSQPPELITGIKAVFQGEWRDDPRLLGYLGQQQLGNDSAKDQAAGMVSVETQLDAADDPAECLPILEKRFAQALGNMLEIDPEKVDGSMPVASLGIDSLVAIRIREWFMKELGVEVPVLKIMSVGHSLSRVCDDVLVDWRRVKKEGELEDKK, from the exons ATGGGAAGCCAAATCTCTGAGAAATATTACGCAAGGGAGCCTATTGCTATCGTGGGCACTAGTTGTCGTTTCCCTGGAGGTGCCTCGTCGCCATCAAAACTATGGGAGCTTCTCGACAATCCAAGGGATGTTGTACAGAAGATCCCTCCTAGACGGTTCAGCACCGAGGCCTTTTATAACGCTGATAGTCAGCATCATGGGGTGAGTCCCTCGGACTTGATAAAAGGGTTGAGGCTTACTCTCCAATGGAGCACAAATGTTAAGCACGCCTATCTACTTGATGATGACCCGCGAGGGTTTGATCGCGATTTCTTCGCGATTAACCCAAAGGAAGCAGAGGCAATGGACCCTCAGCAACGCATTCTCCTAGAAACAGTCTACGAGAGTGTTGAGTCAGCAGGATACTCGATCGAACAGCTTCGAGGGTCATCTACCGCTGTGTTTGTGGGATGCATGAGCTTCGACTACCAGTTTGCTGCTATTCGGGGAATCGACAGTACCCTGCCACAATACCATGCGACCGGTGCGGCTATGTCTATACTTGCTAACCGTGTATCATATTTTTACGACTGGAAAGGCCCTTCAGTCGCCATCGACACAGCGTGCTCTTCCAGTCTTGTTGCCTTGCATCAAGCAGTATCTGCTCTCCGTAGCGGAGACGCCAAGCTGGCTGTTGCAGCAGGATCAAATCTGATCCTCGGACCGGAACCGTTTATTTCAGAGTCCAAG TTGAACATGCTGTCGCCTAATGGGCGATCATACATGTGGGATGCCTCAGCAGACGGATATACGAGAGGCGAGGGCTTTTCTGTGCTTCTCCTTAAGACTCTAACTAAAGCCCTTGCGGATAGTGACCATATCGAATGCGTTATTCGAGAGACAGGCGTGAACTCAGACGGAAAGACACCGG gtattacAATGCCTAGCTCGAATGCTCAGGCCCAACTTATCCGAGACACTTACGCAAAGTGTGGACTAGATCCGAATCGGGAATCCGATCGTCCTCAATTCTTTGAAGCCCATGGTACAGGCACACAAGCAGGTGATC CTATTGAGGCTCGTGCCATCCAAGAAGTCTTCTTCCCAGATCACACACAACCCACGGATAGCAAGCTTCTAGTTGGCAGCGTCAAGACGGTTATTGGTCACACCGAAGGGACTGCTGGACTTGCTGGGGTGCTCAAGGCTACATTGGCAATTCAACATAGCCAGATTCCAGCCAACCTTCATTTCAACGAACTGAACCCAAAGATCCGACCGTATTACGACAACTTGCGGATACCTACAGAGACAACTCCTTGGCCAACACTTTCCCCCGGGGCCCCTCGCCGTGTGAGTGTGAacagctttggctttggtggaACCAATGCCCACGCCATAGTCGAAAGCTGGGATGGCCCTTACGTGCGCGAAAGAAGCCCTGCGCCTAACGCCATTGGTGCCGGTCCCTTTGTCTTATCCGCAAACTCGAGCCAAGCATTGGCGGCAAACGCTGGAGCTCTAGCCGAGTACCTTAAAGAGCACCCTACTACGAATCTTGGCCAACTCGGCTACACTCTGTTCAAGAGAACAAATCTGCCTTTTCGGGCTGCCTTCTCTGGTTCTTCGGTGGAGTGTCTCGTCGAAAAGCTCCAAGCGGGCAAAGAATCCCTTAAGAGCAACTCACGAATCACAACCCTTCCTGAATCGTTACCTCCCCGAGTACTTGGTGTCTTCACAGGACAAGGTGCACAGTGGGCCAAAATGGGCGAAGGGCTTTACCAGACTTCTATGGTGTTCAGAAATTCGGTGGAACAGATGCAGCACAGTCTGGACTCACTTCCAGAAAGTGATCGCCCCAACTGGACTCTTGCCGAGCAGCTTCATGCACCCAAAGAAACCTCTCGCGTCGGCCAAGCCACAGTATCGCAACCTCTCTGCACAGCCATTCAAGTCGCTCTTGTGGATGTTCTGCATGTTGTCGGGGTAGAGCTCTCCGCGGTTGTTGGTCACTCGTCTGGTGAGATAGGCGCAGCATATGCTGCCGGGTATCTGAGTGCTGGAGATGCTATCCGCATTGCCTACTACAGGGGCTTCCACTCTCACTTAGCTCAAGGTCCGGGAGGGAAGCGCGGGAGTATGATGGCGGTTGGCTTGTCGTACGACCAAGCGTTGTCATTCTGCAACGAGCTTTCCGGAGGCATTACTGTGGCTGCAAGCAACTCCTATACGAGCTGTACCTTGGCAGGCGACGCCGAAGTTATCGAAGAGGCCAAGTCTCGTCTGGAGGAAAACGGCACCTTCGCCCGAGTCCTAGCAGTAGACACGGCGTATCACTCTCATCACATGAAGCCATGTGCCACTCCCTATCTCGAGTCATTGAAGCAGTGTGACATCCAGGTtcaaaagccaaagaagggTTGTGCTTGGTATTCTAGTGTTTGGGGGTCAGATGGTAGCAGTCGCTCCTTCAATACCGAGGgtgaacttcttcaaggccaGTATTGGATTGAAAACCTTACGCACCCTGTTCTTTTCAGCCAGGCTTTGGCGAGAGCCCTCAACGAAGACCAATGCTTTGACTGCGCTCTCGAAGTTGGACCACATCCGGCTCTGAAGGGCCCCAGCTTAGAAATCATCAAGACATTGACTGGGGTCTCTCTTCCTTACTCGGGAGTTCTAAAGCGAGGAGAAGGTGCAGCAGAGGCATTTGCTGATGCCCTGGGTCTCTTGTGGAAATCCTTCCCTTCGTCTCGTCCTACCATCACCTTCAACGGGATATGCCGCGCTTTCAGCGCCGTCAAACCATCATCAATGACCATTTTGAAGAACTTGCCAAATTACTCATGGGATCATGCCACCCTCTTTTGGAAAGAGTCCAGAGCCTCGCGGAACTTCCGAACACCAAAACATGCGCCTCATGAACTCCTGGGTCGTTCTGTCTCTCATGGCGAGCATTCCAGACGAGAGGTTCATTGGAGGCAAGTTATGAGACTGAGGGAGCTTCCATGGCTGCGCGGTCATAAGATCCAAGGCGAGATTTTGTTTCCAGCCTCTGGCTATCTTTCAATGGCGTACGAGGCAGCGATACgtcttgttgatgagcagcAGTCAGTTCGTATTGTTGAGATGCAAGACATGGATATCGTACGTGCCATGAGATTGGAAGATGATACCTCGGGTCTTGAAGTTCTCTTCACCATTCATGTCACGAGTCAGAGTCAAAGCTGCATAAATGCGAACGTGGCCTGCTACAGCGGTGCCGTCGATGCGCCTCAGCCCCTAGATGCCCACCAGACCGAGCTTACAGCTCATTTCAACGGACGTATCCGGCTTTGGCTGGAACAGCCCTCGGCCTATACTCTACCTCTTCGGAGTGAGCCTCTGCTGCCTATGAGTGAGCTGAACATGGCACAGGTCTATTCGTCCTTGTCCAAAGAAGGATTTGATTACTCTGGGGACTTTCAGGCCAAATCGATGCTACGCCGACTCGGCCATACGGTAGTCACCCTTTCTTCCCCTAGTCCGGTTTCGTGGACTCATACGCTCACTCACCCTGCCCCAATCGATACTGCTGTTCAAGGCCTCCTAACCGCCTTCTCATTTCCTGGAGATGGCCGCATTGGGACGACATATCTTCCAACTCGTATTGAAAGTGTTAGGATCAGCACGGCCCCAAGCGAGTCCGACGCTCCTATTCTCAAAGCCGACAGTGTGGTAACCTTGACTGATGTCACTACCATCACGGGCGATGTGGACATATTCGACGCCGCGAGTTGTCACACACAAGTACAAATGCGTGGCGTTCAAATGACGGCCATCGGGAAACCACCGGACAGATGGCTTTACGCTGGCAAGATCTGGGCAAGAGATATCGCTTATGGGCTTGAACCTGGTTCAGGGACCCAGTTCTCTGACGATGATCGACTATTGTATGAGCAACTTGTGAGAACGGCATACTTCTATTTGCGACAGCTTCGATCCAAGATTAGGCCTCCTGAGTTGATGCTAATGGGCAAGTTCCGAAGGCATATGATGAGATGGGTCACGGAACATCTGTTCCCTCAGATTGAGAGTGGTCAACATCCGGACATTCGGACTGAGTGGAAAGACGATACACTGGATACGGTCCAGCGATGGCGCAACAGTCGACCTGCCGATAATAATGATATGAATCTTTTACACGCCATGGGCCAAAGCTTGATACCCATCGTTCGTGGCACTGTCCCTCCTTTGAAGGTGCTCGTACAAGACGGCATGCTTGATCGACTCTACTTTGAAGGAATAGGATTTCGGGATGGTAACGTCGACTTGGGCGCTATCGTTAAGCAGCTTGGTCATGAGCATCCTCGAATGCGCATCGTCGAGGTAGGAGCCGGTACAGGTGGCACTACCCGTACCGTGCTGGATGCCTTGGAAACTCGATACGCAGCCTACACCTATACAGATATTTCTACCGGCTTCTTTGAGAACGCTCGCAGCGTTTTCAGCCAACACGCTAGCAAACTCACCTTTAAAACACTCAATATCGAAAACGACCCAGTGGATCAAGGCTTCACGGAAGGCTCGTTCGATATGCTCATCGCTTCCAACTGTCTGCATGCAACTCACAGCTTGGAGAACACCCTACGCCAGTGTCGAAAGCTCCTACGGCCTGGAGGACGTCTGGTTTTGCTAGAGATCACTCGTGACTTTCTACCCATTCAGATGATCATGGCTACTTTGCCTGGATGGTTCCTTGGCATGGATGAAGGACGACTCTGGGCACCCACTGTCACCCTTGACCGATGGGACGAGATCCTGAAGACCACCGGGTTTTCAGGGGTTGACATAAGCTCAACTCCTTCTTACTGTTCTGTCATCGTGTCTCAGGCTGTCGATGAGACGGTTTCTGTACTAAGAAACCCGCTCGCCAGCCCTGATGGTGTGCCATCGCTCAGTGAGATCGTCATCATTGGTGGTGTGGGCTCTGGGCTTGCTCCTCAGATACAAAGCCTGCTAACTTCTACTATTCCGGTTGAGACTCGCATTGCGTCCAGtctcgaagatgtcgaggTAAACAGGGGATCAACTGTCCTCTGTCTTGGTGATCTAGACAGCCCTTCATTCTGCAATATGGATCAAACGAGGTTTGAAGGGTTGCAGAAAGTCTTCCAAGCAGCGAATGCGGTTCTTTGGGTGACTTCGGGTGCCACATCCGGGACGAACCCCGAGGCTAACATCACTGTCGGTATGGGAAGCACGTTGATGGCTGAGCGTGGAGATCTCAAGCTTCAATTCCTCGACGTGGACGACCCGACCACCATTGATCCATCTATGTTAGCAAGAATGCTTCTCCGTCTTGCTATCTTGGATCAGTCTAAGTCTGATGAAACGTTGTGGACTATAGAGCCCGAGCTTACTCTGAAAAACGGGGCCCTGTACATACCCAGAGTACAGCCTTTGGATGTCATCAACCGTCAATCCACTGCGAGATATCGGCAAGTCATCGAGGATATTGATCTTAACTCAGCAAGCCCAGTTGTAGATCTTGTCAAGTACCAGGACTCTTGGAAGCTACAGAGTAGCCCGATTGACAGTACCCGGGTGAATGGAATAGAAGTGCGAGTTACAGCTTCGTCCCTTCACACCCTCAGCTGTGAGGGGGGCAAGCCTGAATACATCTTCATGGGTCGCGAACTCCTATCTGGGGACAATATCATTGGTCTCTCTGCGTCAAACAGCTCCATTGCTAATATCACTGATGACCAAGTGTTGCATCGCTGGCAAGATTCTCAGACCGGTGCTATCAACGTGGCACAGCTATCCGACTTGTTGGCAAAAGCACTAGCAGAGAACTTGCTACGCAATACGACAGGACCTGTGTGGATCCATGGTGCTCCAAGTAACCTCAGTGAGGCCATCGGGGAGGTTactaaagaagaaggcctcGATGTTTTCCAAACAACATCAGATCTTGCACAGGTTGCCGCATTCAATTTCATTCACCCTTATGCCACCAGGCAAGATATCCAAGACAAACAACCGAGCGGTTTGCGCAACTTTGTGGATCTAGAACATTCAGAATTGCGCAACGAGGCGCTGCACACGTCAGTAGCCGCCTCTCTGCCTGTTTCCGCTATATCGCACAGATGTATGATGGATCTTACCCATGGCATTAACCGGTCCTACCTTGCCAAATTGGCCGCAAGGTGTCTCACCGAAGACCGAAAGAGTTCGGAAGACCATTCACAGGTAATACTCATTGACAGGATAGCGTCAGAGAGTAGCAAAGATTTGGGCCCAACAACCGTGATTGATTGGCATGCTGCCAATACCGTCACTGCTCTGGTCAGACCTCTCGAGCACCGTGATCTCTTTTTCCCGAGCAAATCCTATCTTCTTTTCGGGATGACAGGTGATTTGGGAATCTCGGTGTGCAAGTGGATGGTCGACAATGGAGCACGAAACGTGGTTCTAGCCAGCCGGAATCCCAATGTGCCATCTAGTGTGCTCAACTTCATGTCGCGAAAGTCGGCTACAGTTCGTGCTCTGTCTGTCGACATCACAGATATGGAATCGCTCTGCACAGCACGAGAGGACATCGAATCTACCATGCCACCTATTGGCGGTGTCATGAACGCCGCCATGGTACTCCGAGATCGTCTTTTCCACGACCTGACCTGGGAGGACTTTGCGGCGGTACTGGGACCCAAGGTGCAAGGCACccagaacatcaacaacgcCTTCGGTCAAAAAGAGTCAGCCTTGGATTTCTTTGTTTGTTTCTCTTCGGCGACTTCGATCATCGGAACTGTCGGTCAATCTGCTTACGCCGCCGCGAATCATTTCATGGTCAGCCTTGTACAGCAGCGAAAACGACGCGGTCTTGCTGGTTCAATTGTTCATATTTCAGTTCTTACAGGGTTGGGATATATCTTCCGGCGCGGTTCAGAACATACGGCTGTCATAGATAAGGCTTTGCTCCCGCGCTTGGAGAGACAGGCAGAGACGGATCTGCACGAGATGCTAGCAGAGGCAATCGTTTGTGGGCGTCCCGGCTCGAGCCAACCACCTGAGCTTATCACTGGTATCAAGGCTGTCTTCCAAGGAGAATGGCGTGACGACCCACGCCTTTTAGGCTACCTCGGCCAGCAGCAGCTAGGAAACGACTCAGCCAAAGATCAAGCAGCTGGAATGGTCAGTGTCGAGACCCAACTCGACGCTGCCGATGATCCCGCCGAGTGCTTGCCCATCCTTGAGAAGCGCTTTGCCCAGGCTCTGGGTAACATGCTCGAGATCGACCCAGAGAAAGTAGATGGTAGCATGCCGGTTGCTAGCCTAGGTATTGATTCGCTTGTGGCTATTCGGATTAGAGAATGGTTCATGAAAGAGTTAGGTGTTGAAGTGCCGGTGCTCAAGATTATGTCTGTGGGACATTCTTTGTCTCGGGTGTGTGACGATGTGCTTGTTGACTGGCGCAGGGTTAAGAAAGAAGGTGAGCTTGAGGATAAGAAGTGA
- a CDS encoding related to C.carbonum toxD protein yields the protein MQALVGAETGGYRLADNVEKPVLQPGSILCHVKAVALNPHDAKIVDYSNVPGALGGCDFAGVVVEIGNGVKRFKEGDRVFAVTFGMNASDKTAGAFTQYAVATEDLSCLIPEAMSFTEACSMGLAIATAGLALFQTPGLQLSMQGGNGEAVLVSGGATATGTMAIQFLRIAGYTPVVTCSPSNNALCESFGAEICFDYHSPTCGADIRVQTGNKLRHVLDCVVDISTMKMSYDAIGSSGGAYVALEAIPTNIKYTRRDICANWLMAPSILGTPVNKKGAYGRPSMPEHRQFGTYLFALAEKWLQDGSIKHHPIEIREGGLRSIREGIDDLRRGNVHAKKLVYPLSA from the exons ATGCAGGCTCTTGTAGGCGCCGAAACAGGTGGCTATCGTCTTGCCGACAACGTCGAAAAGCCTGTTCTCCAACCAGGCTCCATACTCTGTCATGTCAAGGCGGTCGCACTCAACCCACACGATGCGAAGATCGTTGACTACTCCAACGTCCCTGGGGCGCTTGGCGGTTGCGATTTTGCCGGTGTCGTTGTTGAGATTGGCAACGGCGTGAAACGTTTCAAAGAAGGTGATCGTGTATTTGCTGTCACGTTCGGTATGAATGCCTCAGACAAGACTGCCGGTGCCTTCACTCAGTACGCTGTGGCAACTGAGGACTTGAGCTGCCTCATCCCAGAAGCCATGTCATTCACCGAGGCATGTTCAATGGGACTCGCCATTGCTACCGCTGGCTTGGCGCTCTTCCAAACTCCCGGCTTGCAACTGTCTATGCAAGGTGGTAACGGTGAAGCTGTGCTTGTCTCGGGAGGAGCCACGGCCACAGGTACCATGGCAATTCAGTTTCTGAGGAT aGCGGGTTATACACCCGTAGTTACCTGTTCTCCCTCAAACAATGCTTTATGCGAGTCATTTGGTGCTGAAATATGTTTCGATTATCATTCACCCACTTGCGGTGCTGATATTCGTGTACAAACTGGTAACAAACTCCGACACGTCCTCGATTGCGTTGTAGACATCAGCACCATGAAAATGAGCTATGACGCGATCGGCTCCTCAGGAGGTGCATATGTCGCACTAGAGGCCATTCCCACCAATATCAAGTACACACGCAGAGACATTTGTGCTAATTGGCTGATGGCTCCTTCGATCCTTGGAACTCCTGTTAACAAGAAGGGAGCATATGGAAGACCAAGTATGCCCGAGCACAGACAGTTTGGGACATACTTGTTTGCTTTGGCAGAGAAGTGGTTACAAGACGGGAGTATCAAGCATCATCCAATTGAAATTAGAGAAGGAGGCTTGAGAAGCATTCGTGAGGGTATCGATGACCTGAGACGTGGAAACGTGcatgccaagaagcttgtATACCCGTTATCGGCCTAG
- a CDS encoding related to DltD N-terminal domain protein, whose amino-acid sequence MSPVLPRHDIEFPTLDGITLRGWLYPATKRGPGMILSPGFNMPKDAIIPDICKWFQERDITCLAWDPRGIGASDGEPRNDIDPRQEAEHLHDAVTWLSKNPLVDVTKIALWGLCFGGNVTLAAAALEYVLNGSPFSSPPCFVVPSWADIDLTLSKRIAAMISVAPLIDSTGLPERRQPILELAMYDRAGRLEGDDPMYLPYVNEDGSVPNGLQLAADMMPALDRLGIPVENRVTVQTYYRALTWSVLNLVEYIAPTPAMMVTPEFDVSCPTKDQLKAYERMGEPKELDILKGKGHLDWIFGDVDIILNRQLDFLKRQMNF is encoded by the exons ATGTCACCAGTTCTTCCCCGCCATGACATTGAGTTTCCAACTCTTGATGGTATAACACTACGCGGTTGGTTGTATCCCGCCACAAAGCGTGGGCCAGGCATGATCTTGTCCCCAGGG TTCAACATGCCAAAAGATGCTATCATACCCGATATTTGTAAATGGTTTCAAGAGCGGGACATTACATGTCTTGCATGGGACCCTCGTGGTATTGGTGCCAGTGATGGAGAACCAAGAAATGAT ATCGACCCCCGGCAGGAAGCTGAACACCTTCACGACGCTGTGACGTGGCTTTCAAAGAACCCTTTGGTAGATGTCACGAAAATAGCGCTATGGGGACTGTGTTTTGGTGGCAATGTGACCCTCGCCGCCGCGGCCCTAGAGTACGTGTTAAATGGCTCTCCGTTTTCGTCCCCTCCTTGCTTTGTCGTTCCATCTTGGGCTGACATCGATCTCACCCTTAGCAAAAGGATCGCCGCCATGATTTCGGTTGCGCCTTTGATTGACTCGACCGGCCTTCCAGAAAGGCGCCAGCCTATTCTCGAACTGGCCATGTATGATCGTGCCGGTCGTCTGGAGGGAGATGACCCCATGTATCTTCCCTACGTGAATGAAGATGGCAGTGTGCCAAACGGTCTCCAGCTCGCGGCCGACATGATGCCCGCGCTTGACCGTCTGGGCATCCCCGTTGAGAATCGTGTAACTGTCCAAACTTACTATCGTGCACTGACGTGGAGCGTTTTGAACCTTGTTGAGTATATCGCTCCAACTCCTGCAATGATGGTGACACCTGAGTTTGACGTCTCATGCCCTACTAAAGACCAGCTGAAGGCTTATGAGCGCATGGGAGAGCCTAAAGAACTCGATATCTTGAAGGGCAAGGGTCATCTTGATTGGATATTTGGGGATGTTGACATCATTTTGAACAGACAGTTGGACTTTTTAAAGAGGCAGATGAACTTTTGA